The following proteins come from a genomic window of Pichia kudriavzevii chromosome 1, complete sequence:
- a CDS encoding uncharacterized protein (PKUD0A07080; similar to Saccharomyces cerevisiae YGL203C (KEX1); ancestral locus Anc_3.512) translates to MMLSTFVVLLFTAVSLALEDLDATTFNVDLSKLPGFDSLHAPQNLSSHAGHIEIDNGHGSLFFWDFYNDWEKDRASGDSDSDRPLLIWLNGGPGCSSMDGALMEIGPLRVDSQETLVWNKGWFDKVDMMFIDQPLGTGFSTLDGEYETNLVDSSKHLVEFLVNYATIFRDQWESHKSIIIAGESYAGQYIPHLANLLKNHSLIAENNKSLSLMLGNAWIDPNLQSLSYIPYLMSHGIIEDDSKLEKLLTYHDQCQNVLRLKDVPFESTQCEMILNKILSTYRKKDKSNGIDQCLNVYDISKVDNYPSCGNNWPELLPSITHYLNLPEVQSALNIDHKEWMECNNNVHRSFDPHQISAKLLKGLLDDGIRIQLFSGTNDLICNYLGTEMVIANYILNDPSYKFEMNAWFHDEQLTGEMWYSNNLTYVKVNGASHMVPYDYPVKSAALLDILLTDTFPNTFHTSSTEEVGYADTDKDSDEVTDRPTITTRGNRWIIAYIILILLIASLAFYIYRALKSRRYSSLSQSKPTNTYTGYALEWMTRQNGEKRKKKVHWLDIQDENNDGDSNPNEMDTDTNNVYDNNTNNTDEVYDGERMENALDDVEMQQLQSLRKETNVGHEEV, encoded by the coding sequence ATGATGCTCTCCACCTTCGTCGTACTCCTCTTCACGGCTGTATCCTTGGCTCTAGAGGATCTCGATGCCACCACCTTCAACGTGGATCTCTCTAAATTGCCCGGATTTGACAGTCTCCATGCTCCTCAAAACTTGAGCTCCCATGCAGGCCATATAGAAATTGACAATGGACATGGAtctctcttcttttggGATTTCTACAATGATTGGGAAAAAGACCGTGCATCTGGTGACAGTGATAGCGACCGACCCCTTCTTATTTGGTTGAATGGCGGCCCCGGTTGCTCGTCCATGGATGGTGCACTTATGGAGATTGGTCCTTTGAGGGTGGATTCTCAAGAAACGCTAGTTTGGAATAAGGGGTGGTTCGATAAAGTTGATATGATGTTCATCGATCAACCCCTTGGTACAGGGTTCTCCACCTTGGATGGAGAATACGAAACAAATTTGGTTGACTCTTCAAAACACTTGGTTGAATTCCTCGTTAATTACGCAACTATTTTCAGAGACCAATGGGAGTCCCATAAATCAATTATAATTGCAGGTGAAAGTTATGCTGGTCAATACATTCCCCATTTGGCCAATCTATTGAAAAACCATTCTTTGATTGCCGAAAATAACAAGTCCCTCTCACTCATGTTGGGTAATGCCTGGATCGATCCTAATCTACAGTCATTATCTTATATACCTTATTTGATGTCCCATGGaatcattgaagatgattccaaattggaaaaactGCTAACTTATCATGATCAATGTCAAAATGTTTTGCGCTTGAAAGACGTCCCATTTGAATCCACCCAATGTGAAATGATACTAAACAAAATCTTATCAACATACAGGAAAAAGGATAAAAGTAACGGTATAGATCAATGTCTGAATGTCTACGATATATCCAAAGTCGACAACTATCCATCTTGTGGTAATAATTGGCCTGAGTTGTTACCTTCAATTACTCACTATCTCAATTTACCTGAGGTTCAGTCGGCCTTAAATATTGATCATAAAGAATGGATGGAATGTAACAATAATGTCCATCGTTCGTTTGACCCCCACCAGATTTCCGCAAAGCTGCTCAAGGGCCTATTGGATGATGGAATCAGAATTCAATTGTTTAGTGGTACCAATGATTTGATATGTAACTATCTAGGCACAGAAATGGTAATTGCCAATTACATATTGAACGACCCCAGCTATAAGTTTGAGATGAACGCCTGGTTCCATGATGAGCAGCTTACAGGAGAAATGTGGTACTCGAATAACCTCACTTATGTGAAAGTCAACGGTGCAAGCCATATGGTCCCTTATGATTATCCTGTAAAATCGGCAGCTTTGCTGGATATCTTGCTCACAGATACATTTCCAAATACATTCCACACATCCTCCACAGAGGAGGTCGGTTATGCGGACACAGACAAGGATTCTGACGAGGTTACTGATCGTCCAACAATCACAACTAGGGGTAACAGGTGGATTATCGCATATATTATTCTCATTTTACTGATTGCGTCATTAGCATTCTACATCTACCGAGCATTGAAGTCTAGGAGATACTCTTCCTTGTCTCAATCAAAACCGACCAACACGTACACGGGCTATGCGTTGGAATGGATGACTAGGCAAAACGGTgagaagaggaagaagaaggttcATTGGTTGGACATCCaggatgaaaataatgatggTGATAGTAATCCTAATGAGATGGACACTGACACCAACAATGTTTACGATAATAACACAAATAACACTGATGAAGTCTACGACGGTGAAAGGATGGAGAACGCATTAGACGATGTAGAAATGCAACAGCTGCAGTCATTACGAAAGGAGACGAATGTGGGTCAT